One window of the Trifolium pratense cultivar HEN17-A07 linkage group LG2, ARS_RC_1.1, whole genome shotgun sequence genome contains the following:
- the LOC123903954 gene encoding protein DOWNSTREAM OF FLC-like — protein MAKIVLMLMSLSLISVLPLLTTAMFHVKGCVYCDTCRAGFETNATFYIQGARVGIRCQDRKTMNQVFYTEGVTDSTGTYNIIVETDHHDHICKTVLVKSPIAGCNTPDPGRNRSSIVLSHYKNGVLNHLHYANSMGYLIDEPLPQCQKLLKYYLSDSDI, from the exons ATGGCAAAAATAGTGTTAATGTTAATGTCCCTTTCCCTTATCTCTGTCCTCCCTTTACTTACTACAGCAATGTTCCATGTCAAAGGTTGTGTTTATTGTGATACATGTCGTGCCGGATTCGAAACCAACGCCACCTTCTACATTCAAG GTGCAAGAGTTGGAATTCGATGCCAAGACAGAAAGACTATGAACCAAGTTTTCTACACAGAAGGAGTGACAGATTCAACAGGAACATACAACATTATAGTTGAGACTGATCACCATGATCATATTTGCAAAACTGTGCTTGTTAAGAGTCCAATAGCAGGGTGTAATACTCCAGATCCGGGGCGAAACAGATCCAGTATTGTCCTTAGTCACTACAAAAATGGTGTTCTCAACCATCTTCACTATGCAAATTCTATGGGTTACTTGATAGATGAGCCATTGCCTCAATGCCAAAAACTCCTCAAATATTACTTGTCTGATTCAGATATTTGA